A portion of the Acinetobacter piscicola genome contains these proteins:
- the repM gene encoding replication initiation protein RepM, which produces MRDLVVKDNALINASYNLDLVEQRLILLAIVEARESGRGINTNDPLEVHAESYINQFQVARQTAYQALKDACKDLFARQFSYQEINKRGNIENVLSRWVSEIRYIDDEATVKLIFAPAIVPLITRLEEQFTKYELQQISNLSSAYAVRLYELLIAWRSTGQTPIIELAEFRKKIGVLDDEYTRMGNFKDRVLNLAVAQVNEHTDIKVKCEQHKRGRNIAGFSFSFKQKKDAALNTINKNAKTLDVSLKLTDAQRHMFAHKMSELPEMSKYSQGTESYPQFAVRIAEMLQDSERLKELLPYLIKVGYMPLDKKDTVNG; this is translated from the coding sequence ATGCGAGATCTTGTTGTTAAGGATAATGCTCTAATTAATGCTAGCTATAACCTCGATTTAGTTGAACAGCGTTTAATTCTCTTGGCTATTGTTGAAGCAAGAGAAAGTGGTAGAGGTATCAATACTAATGACCCACTAGAAGTACATGCAGAAAGTTATATCAACCAATTCCAAGTAGCGAGACAAACAGCTTATCAAGCCTTAAAGGATGCCTGTAAAGATTTATTTGCTCGGCAATTTAGCTATCAAGAAATAAATAAAAGAGGAAATATTGAGAATGTTTTAAGTCGCTGGGTCAGTGAAATTAGATATATTGATGATGAGGCGACTGTAAAATTAATTTTTGCTCCTGCTATTGTTCCTTTGATTACACGTTTAGAAGAACAATTTACAAAATATGAATTACAACAAATTAGCAATCTTAGTAGTGCTTATGCAGTTCGATTATATGAGTTATTAATTGCATGGCGTAGTACAGGGCAAACACCAATTATTGAATTAGCTGAATTTAGAAAAAAAATTGGTGTATTAGATGATGAATACACTCGTATGGGAAACTTTAAGGATCGTGTCCTTAACTTAGCAGTTGCTCAAGTCAATGAGCATACAGATATTAAAGTTAAATGTGAGCAACACAAACGAGGAAGAAACATTGCTGGTTTTTCATTTTCCTTCAAACAGAAAAAAGATGCTGCATTAAATACCATAAATAAAAATGCTAAGACTTTAGATGTATCTCTAAAACTTACCGATGCTCAACGCCATATGTTTGCGCATAAAATGTCTGAATTACCTGAAATGAGTAAATATTCTCAAGGAACTGAAAGCTATCCTCAGTTTGCAGTTCGTATCGCAGAAATGCTCCAGGATTCTGAACGTCTCAAAGAGTTGTTACCTTATCTAATAAAAGTTGGGTATATGCCATTAGATAAAAAGGACACAGTAAATGGCTAA
- a CDS encoding plasmid replication DNA-binding protein: MAKLSLSEVSKRFKISRSTLYRAIKEGRLSRGADGLFDIAEVVRCFGEPTKIQDQSNSTSPPQNDADLRQLVDFMKKEIEGYKDREKRYLDQIDRFQLLLGHKEDEEELSHDTPITPHNDTPCDTTNEMVESFENKRFNNKNKSHEIPMEHTNDTLRDISVTHHATRKKRGLFGRVLNAVFNED, translated from the coding sequence ATGGCTAAATTATCACTCAGTGAAGTATCTAAACGTTTTAAGATAAGCCGTTCTACTTTATACAGAGCTATAAAGGAGGGGCGTTTATCTAGAGGTGCTGATGGTCTTTTTGATATTGCTGAAGTTGTACGTTGCTTTGGCGAACCAACAAAAATACAGGATCAGTCAAACTCAACTTCTCCCCCTCAAAATGATGCAGATTTACGCCAATTAGTTGATTTCATGAAAAAGGAAATTGAAGGATATAAGGATCGTGAAAAACGCTATTTAGATCAAATTGACCGCTTCCAATTACTATTAGGACATAAAGAAGATGAAGAAGAATTATCTCATGATACACCTATAACACCCCACAATGACACACCATGCGACACAACAAATGAAATGGTTGAATCATTTGAAAATAAAAGATTTAATAATAAAAATAAGTCTCATGAGATACCAATGGAACATACTAATGACACACTACGAGACATATCAGTAACACACCATGCAACAAGAAAAAAACGTGGCTTATTTGGACGAGTCCTGAATGCCGTATTTAATGAGGATTAA
- a CDS encoding MobA/MobL family protein, whose product MFYCNLEHTSKKAVKTRSGKVKNAATAKNRFHYITRTSHFKNYKESASEQIEFVRSGNLPNFAEGNPAEFWDAADIYERSNGRTCSSLVVALPKELNQAQRIELAEAFITEFADRYSYPFTCAIHNHVGSLGGQEQPHLHFMYSERHVDGIDRTAEQFFKRYNPKDPQKGGAQKLTADVLGMGKAQLQLYRQKTEELINDSLRRYAPIKMVEIRGIQVEVPSLVSCLSNRDYNQKYGTQLQDVPVMNKAVRFAREKEPELMAEREKMTTEINRLRAENHYELYRSFYEAELKNRKEIEALSKQAETPRTRQRWYAQEKLLFLQQKMLQALLKDHQMTEPFRLIQHDLQTYIDLLNTESFDRLEKLEYLSDLGQQLKNSVIQIAAIDEELAFMKRQVIERVPLQMREKAVTPEKIKNHDPDNDFSPGF is encoded by the coding sequence ATGTTCTATTGCAATCTGGAACACACAAGCAAAAAGGCCGTGAAAACCCGATCGGGGAAAGTAAAAAATGCTGCCACGGCCAAGAACCGGTTTCACTACATTACCCGGACTTCGCACTTTAAAAATTATAAGGAATCGGCTTCGGAGCAGATTGAGTTTGTGAGATCCGGCAATCTGCCAAATTTTGCTGAAGGAAATCCGGCTGAGTTTTGGGATGCTGCAGATATTTATGAACGCAGTAATGGCCGTACCTGTTCCAGTTTGGTGGTGGCTTTACCGAAAGAGTTGAACCAGGCGCAGCGGATTGAATTGGCTGAGGCATTTATTACTGAGTTTGCAGACCGCTATAGCTATCCCTTTACGTGTGCCATTCATAATCATGTTGGATCGTTGGGTGGGCAAGAGCAACCGCATTTGCATTTTATGTATAGTGAACGGCATGTGGATGGGATCGATCGGACAGCTGAGCAGTTTTTTAAGCGTTATAACCCGAAGGATCCGCAGAAAGGTGGCGCGCAAAAGCTGACGGCTGATGTATTGGGGATGGGGAAAGCGCAGCTGCAGTTGTATAGGCAGAAGACTGAAGAATTGATTAATGACAGTTTGAGGCGTTATGCCCCCATCAAAATGGTGGAGATCCGTGGTATTCAGGTGGAAGTGCCTAGTTTGGTCAGTTGTTTGTCGAATCGGGATTACAATCAAAAGTATGGGACGCAGTTGCAAGATGTCCCCGTGATGAATAAGGCGGTGCGTTTTGCGCGTGAGAAAGAGCCGGAATTAATGGCCGAACGGGAAAAGATGACTACTGAAATTAATCGGTTACGTGCTGAAAATCATTATGAGTTGTATCGTTCATTTTATGAGGCTGAATTAAAAAATCGAAAAGAGATTGAAGCGTTGAGCAAGCAAGCAGAAACACCACGGACACGGCAGCGTTGGTATGCTCAAGAAAAATTATTGTTTCTACAACAAAAAATGTTGCAAGCTTTATTGAAAGATCATCAAATGACAGAACCTTTTAGGTTGATTCAGCATGATTTACAGACGTATATAGACCTATTGAATACCGAATCCTTTGATCGACTTGAGAAATTAGAATACTTAAGTGATCTGGGCCAACAGTTAAAGAATTCAGTTATTCAGATAGCCGCTATTGATGAAGAATTGGCATTCATGAAGCGGCAAGTCATCGAACGTGTGCCTTTGCAGATGAGGGAAAAGGCAGTCACTCCTGAAAAGATCAAGAATCATGATCCGGATAATGATTTTAGTCCTGGCTTTTAA